Proteins from a single region of Cydia amplana chromosome 17, ilCydAmpl1.1, whole genome shotgun sequence:
- the LOC134655863 gene encoding putative inactive tyrosine-protein kinase Wsck, whose amino-acid sequence METRCVGWLCILVVVLWFRVGVGDRGDYIGCYRLKVDDILNTHTGQSVDVCLSACEQVYYKYALIGNESTCFCSNSPGTFKLPLDSCDSPCPKNETQKCGGVNAASVYDTEVVAPGPPEPVNVTRVTETTVRITWKQPDAHSDITGYVIKADVVTTYAENPSSSPEWRVPNNTFSLELPNLYPGSSYIISVAGANDDDEGPPATTRVETIIGTPDPSPPDIIVKERRGDQMLVHIPEAKNVNGPVSMYRVVVSIELYQQGFLVDNLGNYSYAQSMDLPYYITAELDPDDIKADFVIGDGHTYNGFQNVPLLLVSDIDVSLGIVSEKNHVRKIRYAESTKKIILNINEPEDINPMVVALGAGIAIGVVLLLIGVGMIIVLRKRIHLVRMQRGSQSMPLSLSEPCIEIENSGFLQDEVEKIDYYGNLKRKLWNIPRNLIDIDISCVVGLGNYGKFTKAKVQQHGGLTSGLVQVISDREMEKPDKKLMLQELDLLIKTSEHENVISLIGISETNTTLFVVLQDTKYTLKEMLLQSRQRDLQNNKFCLITENKLLQLCADIAAGMEYLHSKSVTHKRLSCRNIVIGESGAAKVSGFGLSHIRPLHETPEYTRWTACEMLRQTRFNPKADVWSFGCLMWEALTLGATLYASTPNKDVAPRVLRGMRASQPSYVGDELFHLCLQCWQVDPDERPTFSTLLDELLPLSEAAGTRSLSFTHYNGFEYEPHVPQYEIA is encoded by the coding sequence ATGGAAACTCGGTGCGTCGGGTGGCTATGTATACTAGTAGTCGTGTTGTGGTTCCGCGTCGGCGTGGGCGACCGCGGCGACTACATCGGCTGCTACCGGCTTAAGGTGGACGACATCCTCAACACGCACACCGGCCAGTCCGTGGACGTGTGCCTGTCGGCCTGCGAGCAGGTCTACTACAAGTACGCGCTCATCGGCAACGAGTCCACGTGCTTCTGCAGCAACTCCCCCGGCACCTTTAAGCTCCCGTTAGACTCCTGTGACTCGCCTTGCCCTAAAAACGAGACTCAGAAATGCGGGGGTGTTAATGCTGCGAGCGTATACGATACCGAAGTGGTCGCGCCCGGCCCGCCAGAGCCCGTCAACGTCACCAGGGTCACCGAGACCACTGTTAGAATAACTTGGAAACAGCCTGACGCCCATTCTGATATTACAGGGTATGTGATAAAAGCTGATGTTGTGACAACTTATGCTGAAAATCCTTCCAGCTCTCCAGAATGGAGGGTCCCTAACAATACATTCAGTTTGGAACTACCTAACTTGTATCCCGGCTCAAGCTACATTATCAGTGTGGCAGgagcaaatgatgatgatgagggcCCCCCAGCTACAACTAGAGTGGAAACTATAATTGGAACACCAGATCCAAGTCCCCCTGATATAATAGTTAAAGAAAGACGAGGTGACCAGATGTTAGTGCATATTCCTGAAGCTAAAAATGTAAATGGGCCAGTCTCCATGTACAGAGTGGTGGTGTCTATTGAACTATACCAGCAGGGGTTCCTTGTTGATAACCTTGGCAACTACTCCTATGCCCAGAGCATGGACCTCCCTTACTACATCACAGCAGAGTTAGACCCTGATGACATTAAAGCTGACTTTGTTATAGGAGATGGACATACTTACAATGGCTTTCAGAATGTCCCGTTGCTATTGGTCAGTGACATTGATGTATCTCTTGGCATAGTAAGTGAGAAAAATCATGTCAGAAAAATTAGGTATGCCGAGTCTACCAAGAAAATAATACTGAACATAAATGAACCAGAAGATATCAACCCGATGGTAGTTGCCTTAGGGGCTGGTATTGCTATCGGGGTAGTCCTCTTGCTAATCGGAGTAGGTATGATCATAGTTTTAAGAAAAAGAATTCATTTGGTTAGAATGCAGAGAGGTTCACAGTCAATGCCGCTTAGTCTCAGTGAACCCTGTATTGAAATAGAAAACTCTGGCTTTTTACAAGATGAGGTTGAGAAAATAGACTATTACGGAaacttaaaaagaaaattatggAACATACCAAGGAATCTCATTGATATAGATATTTCTTGTGTTGTTGGTTTGGGGAACTATGGGAAGTTCACTAAGGCTAAAGTCCAACAGCATGGAGGACTGACTTCAGGGCTGGTGCAGGTCATCAGCGACCGGGAAATGGAGAAGCCTGACAAGAAGCTTATGCTACAGGAGCTGGACCTCCTGATCAAGACTAGTGAACATGAAAATGTAATCTCCCTTATTGGCATCAGTGAAACTAACACTACACTATTTGTTGTACTCCAAGATACTAAATACACTTTGAAGGAGATGCTTTTACAAAGCAGACAGAGGGATTTGCAGAACAATAAATTCTGCCTCATCACTGAGAATAAGCTGCTCCAGCTTTGTGCTGATATTGCAGCAGGCATGGAGTACCTCCACAGCAAGTCAGTGACGCACAAACGGCTAAGCTGTCGCAACATCGTGATCGGCGAATCCGGAGCCGCAAAAGTGTCTGGCTTTGGTTTATCGCACATCAGGCCGCTACATGAAACCCCAGAATACACTCGATGGACGGCGTGCGAGATGTTACGACAGACGAGATTTAACCCTAAAGCGGATGTGTGGTCGTTTGGGTGCCTTATGTGGGAAGCGCTAACGTTAGGCGCGACGCTGTACGCAAGCACGCCGAACAAGGATGTGGCGCCTCGAGTGTTGCGCGGCATGCGCGCGAGCCAGCCGTCGTACGTCGGCGACGAGCTGTTCCACCTGTGCCTGCAGTGCTGGCAGGTGGATCCGGACGAGCGGCCCACATTCTCCACGCTGCTAGACGAGCTCCTGCCGCTCTCGGAGGCCGCTGGAACTCGTAGTCTCAGCTTCACACACTATAACGGATTCGAATACGAACCGCACGTGCCACAGTACGAAATCGCTTAG